A single region of the Acidobacteriota bacterium genome encodes:
- the gshA gene encoding glutamate--cysteine ligase has protein sequence MTVDHRPLHRQLLKGLEEEVYTGTPGGHVLPLSSQVKEALDGYTTEPDGRNVEFTTAPYRSYQVLIDRLMAKRCALRRYLEATHGCTLVPGGALSLADPDSFYFSDPENPYYRYIRDTYGNRVVTASTHINLGIDDPEELMRAYRVLRMEAAVFLALTAASPFLSGETTGQHSTRWLRFPLTPGRVPFFPDAGSFAIWMDEQLASGAMQNRRHLWLGIRPNGPATPRDLDRLELRICDRISDPYILQAVTALYEARVWQVLEQPDLDPLHDRTSSELEELAAANERAAGTASLDAEGTNWVDGDTLTFRAWAESMLESVAPTAGRHGFDGLLEPIRSVLEQGNPAMQWLRRIEQGATPQQVIQEAIVELAALDREFDPSCPLVA, from the coding sequence ATGACCGTCGACCACCGTCCGCTGCACCGTCAACTGCTGAAGGGCCTCGAAGAGGAGGTCTACACCGGAACCCCCGGCGGCCACGTCCTGCCGCTCTCCTCACAGGTCAAGGAGGCGCTCGACGGCTACACCACCGAACCGGATGGACGCAACGTCGAGTTCACGACCGCCCCGTACCGGAGCTACCAGGTCCTCATCGACCGACTGATGGCAAAGCGCTGCGCGCTCCGGCGCTACCTGGAGGCCACGCACGGCTGCACGCTGGTGCCAGGGGGCGCGCTGTCACTGGCGGATCCCGACTCCTTCTACTTCTCCGACCCGGAGAACCCGTACTACCGCTACATCCGCGACACCTACGGCAACCGTGTCGTCACCGCCTCGACCCACATCAACCTGGGGATAGACGACCCGGAGGAACTGATGCGCGCCTACCGGGTGCTGCGAATGGAGGCCGCGGTGTTCCTGGCGCTCACCGCCGCGTCACCCTTCCTCTCGGGCGAAACCACCGGCCAGCACTCGACGCGATGGCTGCGCTTCCCCCTGACTCCGGGAAGGGTGCCGTTCTTCCCGGACGCCGGCTCCTTCGCCATCTGGATGGACGAGCAGCTCGCAAGCGGCGCGATGCAGAACCGGCGCCACCTCTGGCTCGGCATCCGGCCAAACGGACCGGCGACACCCAGGGATCTGGACCGCCTGGAACTTCGGATCTGCGATCGGATCAGCGATCCGTACATCCTGCAGGCGGTCACCGCGCTCTACGAGGCGCGCGTGTGGCAGGTGCTGGAGCAGCCGGACCTCGATCCGTTGCATGACCGGACCTCGTCCGAACTCGAAGAGCTGGCGGCGGCGAACGAGCGCGCCGCCGGCACCGCCAGTCTCGATGCCGAAGGAACGAACTGGGTCGACGGAGACACTCTCACCTTCCGGGCTTGGGCGGAATCGATGCTCGAGAGCGTCGCCCCGACAGCCGGTCGCCACGGCTTCGACGGTCTGCTCGAGCCCATCCGCTCTGTTCTGGAACAGGGCAACCCGGCCATGCAGTGGCTGCGGCGCATCGAGCAGGGGGCAACTCCCCAACAGGTCATCCAGGAGGCGATCGTCGAACTCGCCGCCCTGGACCGCGAGTTCGACCCGAGTTGCCCGCTCGTGGCCTGA
- a CDS encoding radical SAM protein: MTLSPLERPLDAVPAAFARPYVISWNLTYRCNLACEHCYLDAGGKPLVETPNFADRSELSTDQCRKVIDDICEFAPEALVILTGGEPLLRRDILDIVRYAAKRELWVVVGSNGVRITENLARILAGEGVRGLALSLDALDPQVHDGFRRVRGAWQNTVDGAKHLAAAGLPFIIQTTAGAHNRGELMEIADFAYTELQARVWNLYFLVPTGRGQFVSDLSPADYDGVLASLEQIQRDYRGRMVVNAKCAPHYVRQLLAGDPDSPFLKAFDGGAGGCPAGTHYMGIRPNGDVTPCPYLPVFGGNLKRSTLSAVWNDSELFQDIRRRKELGGRCGSCELQSVCGGCRARAYGMTGDLMAEDPLCTHDPGFFSQEQLAALGDRTGLASLSRYGEDTSPSIAWEPEAEARMKRVPAFVRGMVVRSVESHCRKNGIGTVTVEELEAIRARMPTPKVFGRPS; encoded by the coding sequence ATGACCCTCTCACCCCTTGAGCGGCCGCTGGATGCCGTGCCGGCGGCGTTCGCCCGTCCCTACGTCATCTCCTGGAACCTCACCTACCGCTGCAACCTGGCCTGCGAGCACTGCTACCTCGACGCCGGCGGCAAGCCTCTGGTCGAAACCCCCAACTTCGCCGATCGGTCGGAACTCTCCACCGACCAGTGCCGCAAGGTGATCGACGACATCTGCGAGTTCGCCCCGGAGGCCCTCGTCATCCTCACCGGCGGCGAGCCGCTGCTGCGGCGCGACATCCTCGACATCGTTCGATACGCCGCCAAGCGCGAGCTGTGGGTCGTCGTCGGCAGCAACGGCGTCCGCATCACGGAGAACCTGGCGCGGATCCTGGCCGGCGAGGGCGTGCGCGGTCTTGCCCTTTCCCTCGACGCACTGGACCCGCAGGTTCACGACGGCTTCCGCCGGGTCCGGGGCGCCTGGCAGAACACGGTCGACGGCGCGAAGCACCTGGCCGCCGCCGGTCTTCCATTCATCATCCAGACCACCGCCGGCGCGCACAACCGGGGTGAGCTGATGGAGATCGCCGACTTCGCCTACACCGAGCTCCAGGCCCGGGTCTGGAACCTGTACTTCCTGGTCCCGACGGGCCGCGGTCAGTTCGTGTCCGACCTCTCGCCAGCGGACTACGACGGCGTCCTCGCCTCCCTGGAGCAGATTCAGCGCGACTACCGCGGCCGCATGGTGGTCAACGCGAAGTGCGCGCCCCACTACGTCCGTCAACTGCTGGCCGGCGATCCCGACTCGCCCTTTCTCAAGGCTTTCGACGGGGGCGCCGGCGGTTGCCCCGCGGGTACGCACTACATGGGGATTCGCCCGAACGGTGACGTCACGCCCTGCCCGTACCTGCCCGTGTTCGGCGGCAACCTGAAACGATCCACGCTGTCGGCGGTCTGGAACGACTCCGAGTTGTTCCAGGACATCCGGCGCCGCAAGGAGCTCGGCGGCCGCTGCGGTTCCTGCGAACTGCAATCGGTCTGCGGCGGCTGCCGCGCCCGCGCCTATGGCATGACCGGAGACCTGATGGCGGAGGATCCGCTCTGCACCCACGATCCCGGGTTCTTCTCGCAGGAGCAGCTCGCGGCCCTTGGAGACCGCACCGGGCTCGCGTCGCTCTCCCGTTACGGCGAGGACACCTCGCCCAGCATTGCCTGGGAACCCGAGGCCGAGGCGCGGATGAAGCGCGTGCCCGCCTTCGTCCGAGGCATGGTCGTCCGATCCGTGGAATCGCACTGTCGCAAGAACGGCATCGGCACGGTGACGGTCGAGGAACTCGAAGCGATTCGTGCCCGGATGCCGACGCCGAAAGTGTTCGGCCGACCGTCCTGA
- a CDS encoding LLM class F420-dependent oxidoreductase: MKLAVEFPSVVYREGPEAVARLAGAVDEIGFDQLDIFDHVVMGYDTDGREKNRYPAKMPIMEAFATLGYMAACTSRIGLGTEVLVLPQRDPVLTAKQASTLDTLSGGRLRLGLGVGWQESEYDALGHDFHNRGRRMDEAIEVLRACWSQDPIDFEGEFYRLEAMAMEPKPPSGADLPIWIGGHSEAALRRAGRFGDGWMGVASEELFESGDQAIASVRSHAENAGRDPETLEFQAQVSPPPRPGNESDRTFYVDPERVAAAAARLGELGFDGVALNLTGLFLAGARSVDAMIDGVAALHDKLRAELG; encoded by the coding sequence ATGAAGCTCGCCGTCGAGTTCCCGAGTGTGGTCTACCGGGAGGGACCGGAGGCCGTCGCCCGCCTGGCCGGAGCAGTGGACGAGATCGGTTTCGATCAACTGGACATCTTCGACCACGTCGTCATGGGCTACGACACCGATGGCCGGGAAAAGAACCGCTACCCGGCCAAGATGCCGATCATGGAGGCCTTCGCCACCCTTGGATACATGGCGGCGTGCACGTCGCGGATCGGGCTTGGCACCGAGGTTCTGGTCCTGCCGCAGCGCGATCCGGTCCTGACCGCGAAGCAGGCATCGACCCTGGACACGCTCTCGGGCGGCCGACTGCGTCTGGGTCTCGGGGTCGGTTGGCAGGAATCGGAGTACGACGCTCTGGGGCACGACTTCCACAACCGCGGGCGGCGCATGGACGAGGCGATCGAAGTGCTTCGAGCTTGCTGGAGCCAGGACCCGATCGACTTCGAGGGCGAGTTCTACCGCCTGGAGGCGATGGCCATGGAGCCGAAGCCGCCGAGCGGCGCGGATCTGCCGATCTGGATCGGCGGCCACAGCGAAGCGGCTTTGCGCCGCGCAGGGCGCTTCGGCGACGGCTGGATGGGCGTTGCCTCGGAGGAGTTGTTCGAGAGCGGAGATCAGGCGATCGCCTCAGTGAGAAGCCACGCGGAGAACGCCGGTCGCGATCCGGAAACTCTGGAGTTTCAGGCTCAGGTGTCGCCGCCGCCCCGACCGGGGAACGAGAGCGACCGCACGTTCTACGTGGACCCGGAGCGCGTCGCCGCGGCCGCCGCCAGGCTGGGCGAGTTGGGGTTCGACGGCGTGGCGCTCAATCTGACCGGTCTCTTCCTGGCCGGCGCCCGCAGCGTCGACGCGATGATCGACGGCGTGGCCGCGCTGCACGACAAGCTGCGGGCCGAGCTCGGGTAG
- a CDS encoding flavin reductase family protein: protein MDHDIYRSLIGRFATGVTVVTTNVGGRLHGMTANAVCSLSLDPLQLLVCVDRASNCYMQMRDAEVFGISILAADQEGISNVFAQSREPTEGSLLGVECRLGRLGAPLIENALGHLECRIAERVPGGDHIIVIGDVVAGEVVRDAEPLLFYGGRYERLAD from the coding sequence GTGGACCACGACATTTACCGAAGCCTGATCGGCCGCTTCGCCACCGGTGTCACCGTGGTGACGACGAACGTGGGTGGCCGCCTGCACGGCATGACCGCGAACGCGGTCTGTTCTCTTTCGCTCGACCCGCTCCAGCTGCTGGTCTGCGTCGACCGCGCGTCGAACTGCTACATGCAGATGCGGGACGCCGAGGTCTTTGGCATCAGCATCCTGGCGGCCGATCAGGAGGGAATCTCGAACGTGTTCGCCCAATCCAGGGAACCGACCGAGGGCTCCCTGCTTGGTGTGGAGTGCCGGCTCGGCCGCCTGGGAGCGCCGCTGATCGAGAACGCGCTAGGCCATCTCGAGTGCCGGATCGCGGAGCGTGTCCCTGGCGGCGACCACATCATCGTGATCGGGGACGTGGTGGCGGGGGAAGTGGTTCGGGACGCCGAGCCGCTGCTGTTCTACGGCGGCCGGTACGAGAGGCTCGCCGACTGA
- a CDS encoding SDR family NAD(P)-dependent oxidoreductase, producing MKIQGKSCVVTGGASGIGRALCRRFAADGARGVVVADRDGEGAAAVASEIGEGAIAVTVDVAVEEQVQDMVARAETAFGDIDLIFSNAGIGTGGGVDVSDDGWQSIWEINVMSHIYAARAVLPKMIERGEGYIASTSSAAGLLSQIGSAPYAVTKHAAVALAEWIAITHGNDGIKVSVLCPQAVRTAMTAGGPGVAGVDGMMEADEVAEIAVRAIEQERFLILPHPQVLEYMRRKTSDYDRWLHGMRRLRERFLAGA from the coding sequence ATGAAGATACAGGGCAAGTCGTGCGTTGTCACTGGCGGCGCGAGTGGCATCGGCAGGGCGCTTTGCCGCCGGTTCGCGGCCGATGGCGCCAGAGGGGTCGTGGTCGCCGACCGCGACGGCGAGGGCGCCGCGGCGGTGGCGAGCGAGATCGGCGAGGGCGCGATCGCCGTGACCGTCGACGTGGCCGTGGAAGAGCAGGTTCAGGACATGGTCGCCCGCGCGGAGACGGCCTTCGGCGACATCGACCTGATCTTCTCCAATGCCGGCATCGGCACCGGCGGCGGGGTCGACGTGAGCGACGATGGCTGGCAGAGCATCTGGGAGATCAACGTGATGTCCCACATCTACGCCGCCCGCGCCGTCTTGCCGAAGATGATCGAGCGGGGCGAGGGATACATCGCCAGCACCTCTTCGGCCGCGGGTTTGCTGTCGCAGATCGGCTCGGCGCCCTACGCGGTGACCAAGCACGCTGCAGTGGCGCTCGCGGAGTGGATCGCGATCACGCACGGCAACGACGGCATCAAGGTGTCCGTGCTCTGCCCGCAGGCGGTGCGCACGGCGATGACCGCCGGGGGACCCGGTGTCGCCGGCGTCGACGGCATGATGGAGGCCGACGAGGTGGCCGAAATCGCCGTCCGCGCGATCGAACAGGAGCGCTTCCTGATCCTGCCGCACCCGCAGGTCCTGGAGTACATGCGCCGCAAGACCTCGGACTACGACCGCTGGTTGCACGGCATGAGGAGGCTGCGGGAGCGCTTCCTGGCCGGGGCCTGA
- a CDS encoding PCP reductase family protein, translated as MKFLCVPCDEQMKLKHALGPNGGSVAVVYACPSCSSEMAMMMNPHETQVVGSLGVRIGPEAGAEVGTATSKCPFTGMLTDLGVPAGGTGQVGGGHGVAGNGESASIPWTAEARERMANIPDIVRTSAVAGIEKFALDHGYEEVDAAVLERARTFFGIA; from the coding sequence ATGAAGTTCCTCTGCGTACCCTGCGACGAGCAGATGAAGCTGAAGCACGCCCTGGGCCCGAACGGCGGGTCCGTGGCCGTGGTCTATGCCTGCCCCAGCTGCTCTTCGGAGATGGCGATGATGATGAACCCCCACGAGACCCAGGTCGTCGGATCGCTTGGCGTCCGGATCGGCCCCGAAGCCGGCGCCGAGGTGGGGACCGCGACCTCGAAGTGTCCCTTCACCGGCATGCTGACCGACCTGGGGGTGCCGGCCGGCGGCACCGGGCAGGTCGGCGGTGGCCACGGCGTCGCCGGCAACGGCGAATCGGCGAGCATCCCCTGGACCGCCGAGGCGCGCGAGCGGATGGCGAACATCCCCGACATCGTCCGCACCTCCGCGGTCGCCGGGATCGAGAAGTTCGCGCTCGACCACGGCTACGAAGAGGTCGATGCGGCGGTGCTGGAACGGGCCCGCACCTTCTTCGGCATTGCCTGA
- a CDS encoding D-glycerate dehydrogenase, with translation MKLLVTRPIPEPAIARLVTEPGVETTVLEEDIALDRAVLLDEAAGAEVILALLTERMDAELFDRAANLRMVANMAVGFDNVDTSAAAARGIWVTNTPGVLDGATADLAMALLLAAARRLPEAERFLRAGRYRRWGPMLLTGQEVHGRTLGILGMGRIGEAVARRARLGFDMEILYWDERARPDLEEELGVRRTDLDALLGAADFVSIHLPLTEDTAGLIDAARLARMKPSAVLVNTARGPIVDEAALAAALRSGAIWAAGLDVFEREPEVHPDLLELDNAVLLPHIASASIPTRLAMAQLAVDNVLALHRGEEPPTPVVRGTR, from the coding sequence ATGAAGCTGCTGGTGACGCGACCGATTCCCGAGCCGGCCATCGCCAGGCTGGTCACCGAGCCCGGCGTGGAGACGACGGTGCTCGAGGAGGACATAGCCCTGGACCGCGCGGTGCTGCTCGACGAGGCGGCGGGCGCCGAGGTGATCCTGGCGCTGCTCACGGAGCGGATGGACGCGGAGCTTTTCGACCGGGCGGCGAACCTGCGCATGGTGGCGAACATGGCGGTCGGTTTCGACAACGTCGACACCTCTGCTGCCGCGGCGCGCGGGATCTGGGTCACGAACACGCCGGGTGTGCTCGATGGCGCCACCGCGGATCTGGCGATGGCGCTGCTGCTGGCGGCCGCGCGCCGGCTCCCCGAGGCCGAGCGCTTTCTGCGCGCCGGCCGCTACCGGCGCTGGGGACCGATGCTCCTGACCGGTCAGGAGGTTCACGGCCGCACTCTCGGCATTCTCGGCATGGGCCGAATCGGCGAGGCGGTCGCGCGCCGCGCCCGGCTGGGGTTCGACATGGAGATCCTCTACTGGGACGAACGGGCCCGCCCGGACCTGGAGGAGGAACTCGGCGTCCGCCGGACCGATCTCGACGCGCTGCTGGGCGCCGCGGACTTCGTCTCCATCCACCTGCCGCTGACCGAGGACACGGCCGGGCTGATCGACGCCGCACGCCTGGCCCGGATGAAGCCGAGCGCGGTGCTCGTCAACACCGCCCGAGGTCCGATCGTCGACGAAGCGGCGCTGGCGGCAGCGCTCCGCTCAGGCGCGATCTGGGCCGCCGGCCTCGACGTGTTCGAGCGGGAACCCGAGGTCCACCCGGACCTGCTCGAACTCGACAACGCCGTGCTGCTGCCCCACATCGCGAGCGCTTCGATCCCGACCCGGCTGGCCATGGCCCAGCTCGCCGTGGACAATGTCCTGGCGCTTCACCGCGGCGAGGAGCCGCCGACGCCGGTCGTCCGCGGCACCCGGTGA
- a CDS encoding P-loop NTPase has protein sequence MKTYFDVEGDGGSDVLGQVLRQRERIAHATAGIDHVVAIGSGKGGVGKSTLTMQLALALKRAGRRCAILDADLNGPCQARLAGLENVPLLPGDRGMALPRTLHGLGVVSVGSMVPEAKHLEFESVAEGDSHVWRATREFNLFQQLLGLVDWGRLDFLLVDLPPGAERTLQYAEVLGPAARFVLVTIPSALARGVVARSAAALKGTPNEVIGYIENMSGYYCGACDGVRPLFGEVAAEAPELGFPRLAKVPFDPRLASASDAGEPDPPRGPVLRAIDEAAVQVLRSFARTT, from the coding sequence ATGAAGACCTACTTCGACGTGGAGGGCGATGGCGGCTCCGATGTGCTCGGACAGGTCCTGCGGCAGCGGGAGCGCATCGCCCACGCCACGGCCGGCATCGATCACGTCGTCGCCATCGGTTCGGGCAAGGGAGGCGTCGGCAAGAGCACCTTGACCATGCAACTCGCCCTGGCGCTTAAGCGCGCGGGTCGCCGATGCGCCATCCTCGACGCGGATCTGAACGGTCCCTGCCAGGCCCGGCTGGCCGGGCTCGAGAACGTGCCGTTGCTGCCGGGTGATCGAGGCATGGCCCTGCCGCGCACGCTTCACGGTCTGGGCGTCGTGTCGGTGGGCTCCATGGTGCCCGAAGCGAAGCACCTCGAGTTCGAGAGCGTTGCGGAGGGCGACAGCCATGTCTGGCGGGCAACCCGGGAATTCAACCTGTTCCAGCAGTTGCTGGGCCTGGTGGACTGGGGCCGTCTCGACTTCCTGCTGGTCGATCTGCCGCCCGGCGCCGAGCGCACGCTGCAGTACGCCGAAGTACTGGGGCCGGCCGCCCGCTTCGTATTGGTCACGATTCCTTCGGCACTGGCGCGCGGCGTGGTCGCCCGATCGGCCGCGGCGCTCAAAGGGACGCCGAACGAAGTCATCGGCTACATCGAGAACATGAGCGGCTACTACTGTGGGGCGTGTGACGGGGTCCGGCCCCTGTTTGGCGAGGTCGCCGCCGAGGCGCCCGAACTTGGATTCCCACGCCTGGCTAAGGTACCGTTCGACCCGCGGCTGGCATCGGCGTCCGACGCCGGTGAACCGGACCCGCCCCGGGGACCGGTCCTCCGCGCCATCGACGAGGCCGCGGTACAGGTCCTGCGCAGCTTCGCCAGGACGACCTGA
- a CDS encoding ABC transporter ATP-binding protein — protein MTTAAPAVAADRLTKVYRIYDTPWGRLQEAVLRRSAHRPFRALSDVSFQLPAGEGLGVVGENGAGKSTLLKIVAGVTQPTSGELAIRGRVASILELGAGFHHEFTGRQNIRLSAAIVGLDERELRERTRDIIDFSELGPAIDQPVRSYSTGMTMRLGFSIAVQVEPDILVVDEALSVGDGYFQKKCMDRLQQYMADGGTLLFCSHAMYYVTAFCQQALWLRGGEVAAAGRALGVVGEYERFLMAKTGESAETEEQSNDDPAATPARIVAIRPEGGKAHKRGSDSWALEIEWESRDDDLGFHLAVGLDTADGVQVCAFTTQRAGLAAVTGAGHHRAVVRVPRLPMTKGDYSACVFLLDEESLHVYDRKVQANVLEIEARRFEPSLFEVAHEWEIDG, from the coding sequence TTGACGACCGCTGCTCCCGCGGTCGCTGCAGACCGTCTGACCAAGGTCTACCGGATCTACGATACGCCGTGGGGCCGGTTGCAGGAGGCGGTGCTGAGACGTTCGGCTCACCGGCCCTTCCGGGCGCTCAGCGACGTCAGCTTCCAGTTGCCCGCAGGCGAAGGGCTCGGCGTGGTGGGGGAGAATGGAGCCGGCAAGAGCACGTTGCTCAAGATCGTCGCCGGCGTGACGCAGCCGACGTCCGGTGAACTGGCGATTCGCGGTCGGGTCGCCTCGATCCTGGAACTCGGCGCGGGGTTTCATCACGAGTTCACCGGCCGCCAGAACATCCGGCTGAGCGCGGCGATCGTCGGTCTCGACGAGCGGGAGCTCCGGGAGCGAACCCGCGACATCATCGACTTCAGCGAACTCGGCCCCGCGATCGATCAGCCGGTGCGTTCCTACTCGACGGGTATGACGATGCGGCTCGGCTTCTCGATCGCGGTTCAGGTCGAACCCGACATCCTGGTCGTCGACGAGGCGCTGTCGGTCGGTGACGGCTACTTCCAGAAGAAATGCATGGATCGCCTGCAGCAGTACATGGCGGACGGCGGCACGCTGCTGTTCTGCTCTCACGCGATGTACTACGTCACCGCGTTCTGCCAGCAGGCGCTGTGGCTGCGCGGCGGGGAGGTGGCGGCGGCGGGGCGGGCGCTCGGCGTGGTCGGCGAGTACGAGCGGTTCCTGATGGCGAAGACCGGCGAGAGCGCGGAAACGGAAGAGCAGTCGAACGACGATCCGGCAGCGACGCCGGCGCGGATCGTTGCGATCAGGCCGGAGGGCGGAAAGGCGCACAAGCGCGGATCGGACTCCTGGGCCCTCGAAATCGAATGGGAGAGCCGGGACGACGATCTCGGATTTCATCTGGCGGTGGGCCTCGACACCGCGGACGGCGTGCAGGTGTGCGCGTTCACCACCCAGCGCGCGGGCCTCGCGGCGGTGACCGGCGCCGGCCATCACCGCGCCGTGGTCCGCGTCCCGCGGTTGCCGATGACGAAGGGCGACTACTCGGCCTGCGTCTTTCTGCTCGACGAAGAGTCCCTGCACGTCTACGACCGCAAGGTGCAGGCGAACGTGCTGGAGATCGAGGCGCGGCGCTTCGAACCGAGTCTGTTCGAGGTTGCCCACGAATGGGAGATCGACGGATGA
- a CDS encoding SUMF1/EgtB/PvdO family nonheme iron enzyme — protein MASSARRPLPSSYAHVPRTILWLIPGGELLLKGRTLRVEPFYLSKWPITNEQFEAFDPDYERSGWSPGDRDLATGVSWRQADAYCRWYAEVSRKPMRLPTRTEWLYACLGSSAPDDAPPWSATPELIERRCWHAGNSGGRVQHPERREANDFGLHGMLGSLWEWVAADEGDEDRRTLCGGSFRLKASELHCDLQKRESADFADDIGFRVARSFRLRN, from the coding sequence GTGGCCAGCAGCGCGCGCCGACCGCTGCCGAGTTCCTACGCCCACGTTCCGCGCACGATCCTCTGGTTGATCCCCGGTGGCGAGTTGCTGCTCAAGGGGCGCACGCTGCGCGTCGAGCCCTTCTACCTCAGCAAGTGGCCGATCACGAACGAACAGTTCGAGGCCTTCGATCCGGACTACGAGCGGTCCGGCTGGTCACCGGGCGACCGGGATCTCGCCACGGGAGTGAGCTGGCGGCAGGCCGATGCCTACTGCCGCTGGTACGCCGAGGTCTCCCGCAAGCCGATGCGGCTGCCGACCAGGACCGAGTGGCTCTACGCCTGCCTGGGAAGCAGCGCGCCGGACGATGCTCCGCCCTGGAGCGCCACGCCGGAGCTGATCGAGCGCCGCTGCTGGCACGCCGGCAACTCCGGCGGTCGCGTGCAGCACCCGGAGCGGCGGGAGGCGAACGACTTCGGACTCCACGGCATGTTGGGCAGCCTGTGGGAGTGGGTCGCCGCCGACGAAGGGGACGAGGACCGCAGAACGCTCTGCGGCGGCTCCTTCCGGCTCAAAGCCTCTGAACTCCACTGCGACCTGCAGAAGCGCGAGTCAGCCGACTTCGCCGACGACATCGGCTTCCGTGTCGCCCGCTCTTTCCGTCTCAGGAACTAG
- a CDS encoding RNA polymerase sigma factor, whose product MTTPHPSSGPNPDLFLARRAAAGQADAWSELIDRYGRRIYNIAFQFAGNTAEAEDLTQEIFLKLYRNLGRYRGDVPLAGWTLRLSRNLCVDHYRRTRTERRTVVVSEELLKYQAGGMDPAATAERRERLRMVYQTLEEMPEAFAEILMLRDLQGLSYAEICVFLELPEGTMKSRLRRARLELIRRIDRRRQALGDPTPTRSGAYR is encoded by the coding sequence ATGACGACTCCGCACCCATCCTCCGGGCCGAACCCGGACCTGTTCCTGGCCCGCCGCGCGGCCGCCGGCCAGGCCGATGCCTGGTCCGAGCTGATCGACCGTTACGGCCGCCGCATCTACAACATCGCCTTTCAGTTCGCCGGCAACACCGCCGAGGCCGAGGACCTGACCCAGGAGATCTTCCTGAAGCTCTATCGCAACCTCGGCCGCTACCGGGGGGACGTGCCGCTCGCCGGCTGGACGCTGCGGCTGTCCCGCAATCTGTGCGTGGACCACTACCGCCGCACCCGCACCGAACGGCGGACCGTGGTCGTCTCGGAGGAACTGCTGAAGTACCAGGCTGGCGGCATGGACCCGGCCGCTACCGCCGAGCGCCGAGAACGACTGCGAATGGTCTACCAGACACTCGAGGAGATGCCGGAGGCGTTCGCCGAGATTCTCATGCTGCGGGACCTGCAGGGCTTGAGCTACGCCGAGATCTGCGTCTTCCTCGAACTGCCGGAGGGAACGATGAAATCCCGGCTCCGGCGCGCTCGCCTGGAACTGATCCGTCGGATCGACCGCAGGCGGCAGGCTCTCGGCGATCCCACACCGACCCGCAGCGGGGCCTACAGGTGA